The following are encoded together in the Anaerostipes caccae L1-92 genome:
- a CDS encoding SDR family NAD(P)-dependent oxidoreductase — protein sequence MEYVLITGGTSGIGYELARVFAQNGFGILIAASNSEKLSMVKNSLSEEFHTEVETYKKDLSKFGAAEELYKEITGGHSEISVLVNNAGYGLKGETQNIGIEEDRNMLILNMMTLAELTKLFLKDRYQKGSGKVLNVSSTGAFQPGPYTSSFFASKAFVLSYSRAVRYEAKTWNTGLHIMSRCYKDRFLSKRGSQNSKGCHESGECGPACISQPDEK from the coding sequence ATGGAATATGTATTAATCACAGGCGGAACCAGCGGTATTGGATATGAACTTGCGAGAGTTTTTGCCCAAAATGGTTTTGGAATTCTAATCGCAGCTTCAAACAGTGAGAAATTGTCTATGGTAAAAAACAGTTTGTCAGAAGAATTTCACACAGAAGTAGAAACATACAAAAAGGATTTGTCTAAGTTTGGGGCTGCAGAGGAACTTTACAAAGAAATAACAGGAGGTCATTCTGAAATTTCTGTTCTCGTCAATAACGCAGGATACGGATTGAAAGGAGAAACACAAAACATTGGTATAGAAGAAGACCGTAATATGCTGATCTTAAATATGATGACGCTTGCAGAACTTACGAAGCTGTTTCTTAAAGACCGGTATCAGAAGGGAAGCGGAAAGGTGCTCAACGTTTCTTCCACAGGGGCATTTCAGCCGGGTCCTTATACTTCCAGCTTTTTTGCGAGCAAAGCTTTTGTTTTAAGTTACAGCCGTGCAGTAAGATATGAGGCCAAAACATGGAATACAGGTTTGCACATTATGTCCCGGTGCTACAAAGACAGGTTTCTTTCAAAGAGAGGGAGCCAAAATTCCAAAGGGTGCCATGAATCCGGAGAATGTGGCCCGGCATGCATATCACAGCCTGATGAAAAATAA
- a CDS encoding MarR family winged helix-turn-helix transcriptional regulator, which translates to MQNHVLTYANHFKHLYRQTFQPLSEQYEMSQLEIDILLFLKNNPRNNTAKEISVMRGFAKSNVSKAVESLRIQGYLTTSPDPGNRKVRRLYLAEEMQNRIDALSKCQEQCFALLLDGFTEEERLKLQEFFSRIDENITKSLNHKKHEV; encoded by the coding sequence ATGCAGAATCATGTTTTAACCTATGCCAATCATTTCAAACATCTGTACCGCCAGACATTTCAGCCCTTGTCGGAACAATATGAAATGTCTCAGCTGGAAATTGATATTTTGCTCTTTCTGAAAAACAATCCCCGGAATAATACCGCCAAGGAAATCTCAGTCATGCGGGGGTTTGCAAAATCCAATGTTTCAAAAGCCGTGGAATCTCTCAGGATACAGGGTTATCTGACCACCTCTCCTGATCCCGGTAACCGGAAGGTCCGCCGTCTGTATCTGGCTGAGGAAATGCAGAACAGAATCGACGCCCTTTCAAAGTGCCAGGAACAATGTTTCGCACTTCTCCTCGATGGATTTACAGAAGAGGAGCGGCTCAAGCTGCAGGAATTTTTCAGCAGGATCGACGAAAATATTACAAAGTCACTAAATCATAAAAAACACGAAGTATGA
- a CDS encoding Crp/Fnr family transcriptional regulator encodes MKKPSEYLECGLKLSLPANFSRTLDRSAETVLLEKGCTVLYQGEEPGFIYFIAEGLMRGYYIDSEGNDMSKCFAAEGEFACTERLRKSGKATFTIETLETCICVKIPYSFLNANRNEDETILKVINEFTQRALKKAERRERGLLTLSASERYIDFLLEESKLAGRLSQKHLASYLGIRPGSLCRIKKQMDSPM; translated from the coding sequence ATGAAAAAACCAAGTGAATATTTAGAGTGTGGATTAAAGCTTTCCCTGCCGGCGAATTTCAGCCGGACTCTTGATCGATCAGCGGAGACTGTGTTGTTAGAAAAGGGCTGCACTGTCCTTTACCAGGGAGAGGAACCTGGTTTCATTTACTTTATCGCTGAAGGTCTCATGAGGGGATATTATATAGACTCAGAAGGGAATGATATGTCAAAATGCTTTGCGGCAGAAGGGGAGTTTGCCTGTACAGAAAGACTCAGAAAATCAGGAAAAGCGACTTTCACAATCGAGACATTAGAAACGTGTATTTGCGTAAAGATACCTTATTCCTTTCTCAATGCTAACAGAAATGAAGATGAAACGATTCTTAAAGTCATCAATGAGTTTACCCAGCGTGCCTTGAAGAAAGCAGAAAGACGGGAAAGGGGCCTGCTGACCCTAAGCGCCTCTGAACGATATATAGATTTTCTTTTGGAAGAATCCAAACTGGCTGGCCGTCTCAGCCAAAAGCATCTGGCATCTTATTTGGGAATCCGCCCGGGCTCCTTGTGCCGTATAAAAAAACAGATGGATTCACCTATGTGA
- a CDS encoding precorrin-8X methylmutase, with protein sequence MKIKLENVEPAQIEARSFEIITEELRAFSLIPGTEPIVKRCIHTSADFDYAKNLCFSDHVVSLAIDAIKNGASIVTDTQMGRAGINKKKLARYGGTVHCFMSDEDVAEAAKANGTTRAVASMDKAAALGEKFIFAVGNAPTALVRLYELIREGKLDPHLVIGVPVGFVNVVQSKELIMDAEVPYIVARGRKGGSNIAACIVNALLYMIDGTR encoded by the coding sequence ATGAAAATTAAACTTGAGAATGTGGAGCCTGCCCAGATAGAGGCAAGAAGTTTTGAGATCATAACAGAGGAATTGAGGGCTTTTTCGCTGATTCCCGGAACTGAACCTATCGTAAAGCGCTGTATTCATACTAGCGCCGACTTTGATTATGCAAAAAATCTTTGCTTTTCGGATCATGTAGTATCACTTGCCATAGATGCCATCAAAAACGGCGCGTCCATTGTGACAGATACGCAGATGGGCAGGGCAGGCATTAATAAAAAGAAACTGGCCCGGTATGGGGGAACGGTCCACTGTTTTATGTCCGATGAGGATGTTGCAGAAGCAGCAAAAGCAAACGGCACCACAAGGGCTGTGGCGAGTATGGACAAAGCGGCGGCTTTAGGTGAGAAGTTCATTTTTGCAGTTGGAAATGCCCCGACGGCACTGGTCAGGCTGTATGAGCTGATCAGGGAAGGGAAACTGGATCCTCATCTGGTAATAGGGGTTCCCGTGGGATTTGTCAATGTGGTCCAGTCAAAAGAACTGATCATGGATGCTGAAGTTCCGTATATTGTGGCAAGGGGAAGAAAAGGCGGGAGCAATATTGCGGCGTGTATTGTAAATGCACTGCTTTATATGATAGATGGAACCAGATAA
- a CDS encoding sulfite exporter TauE/SafE family protein, whose product MLYKFIICFLAGIGAGLGTGFAGMSAAAVISPMLITFLGMNPYMAVGIALASDVFASAVSAYTYGKHKNLDIKNGLVMMISVLCFTLVGSYISSLVPSTAMGGFSTFMTLLLGIKFIVRPVMTTKSSMDLVDAKKRFLQSVLCGSVVGFICGFVGAGGGMMMLLLLTSVLGYELKTAVGTSVFIMTFTALTGSLSHFAIGGRPDMLSLLFCVLSTFLWARVAAKFANKASAIVLNRATGAVLTVLGLAIVAVNYL is encoded by the coding sequence ATGTTGTATAAATTTATCATTTGTTTTTTAGCCGGAATCGGCGCAGGATTGGGGACAGGCTTCGCTGGAATGAGTGCAGCTGCAGTCATAAGTCCCATGCTGATCACTTTTCTTGGAATGAATCCATATATGGCAGTGGGCATTGCCCTGGCAAGCGATGTTTTTGCCAGCGCAGTTTCAGCTTATACATATGGAAAACACAAAAATCTGGATATTAAAAACGGACTGGTCATGATGATTTCTGTGCTTTGCTTTACACTAGTCGGCAGCTATATTTCCAGCCTTGTACCAAGCACTGCTATGGGCGGATTTTCTACATTCATGACTTTGCTGCTGGGAATTAAATTTATTGTCCGTCCTGTTATGACCACAAAAAGCAGTATGGATTTGGTGGATGCAAAAAAAAGATTTCTTCAGTCTGTTCTCTGCGGATCTGTCGTCGGTTTTATCTGCGGATTTGTAGGAGCGGGCGGAGGCATGATGATGCTCCTTCTGCTGACCAGTGTCTTAGGGTACGAACTCAAAACTGCTGTTGGAACCAGTGTATTTATCATGACATTTACTGCTCTGACCGGATCTCTGAGTCATTTTGCCATCGGCGGACGCCCGGATATGCTAAGCCTGCTTTTCTGCGTGCTGAGTACATTTCTCTGGGCAAGAGTAGCAGCGAAGTTTGCAAACAAAGCTTCGGCGATCGTATTAAACCGGGCAACCGGTGCGGTCCTTACGGTGCTTGGACTGGCGATTGTCGCAGTGAATTACCTTTAA